gcgggtgatgctaattagccgccgaaccaccgagtgagcggtcgacacaatggggactagcgtgttggcaaacatgtgaacctcaggagaaaaatcatcatgtcaaccttgttcttcctgttggtttgcatccccattacacaagcttgcaattacttttatacatattaagcttgtgtagttgctcttgtaattagttagcttgtgtagcttactagttaccttcttgcttgtgtagcatagaagtagctccttgcgtggctaatttggtttgcataaccttgttagtcacattgcttagtttatgtagctaagtaattgtgctctctaatttggcattggttgccttgttattgagcattgctagtaagcttagttggctttgtgcttttgcttactagcatgtgtaggagctctcttgtcgcttaaagtactagtggtataggtttgtgtgaccttacttctagaattggttaggagagctctagctagcccgacacctttgttgctaattagtatctttgaaaggtgctagtgaatatagatagagggtgtagtcttggctacacCGATAGtcataattccgcacttgttttggttagccgatgagattaagttttagaaaagactattcaccccccctctagtcaccatctcaaccctttcacctcccctttagtgtgaaatcatcgccaaactttatattcaaacaaacacaaaggtcgttgaagctaggaggttcatcaaaccattccaattcttcttccatatcctcaaacataccattctctctcctaacacttcctccatacaaaactctaacacaacaatccatctacagaagtatttcaagaaacttcattaagTCATCGAAATCATCatacgtaatgtccatactaacattaatatattttctaactataattgtcggtgttttggaccggcgggccctcaaccagctagtgaaagtgtactgcgtgcccctaatctcggatggtgatgcaaagagacacaaggtttatactggttcaggcaataggtgccctacgtctagtctgagagatcgatcttgtattccttgcaccgaggtgcttgtagtaggggtttacaagctaggcgagagacggagctagtcctaggtctctgcataGAGTGGcatgagttgcttgagatgttgatctctcgcAGTGAGGGAGCATGCGTATTACAGAGTGTTGAGCGTCGCTGGAGCATGTGTGTCTGTGTGAGTCTACGTGAGTCTCTGTCTATCTATGCGTGTTCCTCTAGAAACAGCCTcgatcactcccttttatagttgaagggggggacaagggcgatacatgtgttcGTTACATGGCGTATGTGAGCGGAGGTGGTATGTCAGAGCCCTGtggcttgtcactgtggcggcatggtcgacggagtagtcttgtcctcggtgcactagagcgacACGCCGATCACGCCtggtcctatgcgacgtgggagctcctatgatggcttgacgcagggcatggcgcatactgtGGACGACGTGCCGACTGCTatatgttgacaacgtagagagccaagGCCTAGTTGGTACAGAGGCTGAACCATCACGGGGGGCTCAGCGGGCGCGAGTCCTGAGGCTATAGGGGTGCGGAGGCGGGTAGCCGAGGCTcgaagggagcagttggtcttttatattgattctgaggctacagggacccaaaCATGACTCCCCATGTTGCACTGTCCTtagagcaggtggggttaggcagcacagtgccacATGAGTGTcaatcgtgggcacagtgccgagcacagcgggcggtaacccctgccccgtcctgtcttgggcggcatggtgttgatgtgactcccatctcgtcggtcaCTCCGCTGTGTTGAGCCATCATTTGGctaacgtcgcgggagtggttggtcacgttagttggacgtgacgtcccgGTTGAGGCGGCGGTGATGGGGTAGCTGCCAAGCTagcctcaagcgaggcggagaatcggcaccttgtccgaggccttactaGCGGGGCCTCCAGCGAGGCGAAGAATCGGcacctcatctgaggccttacgggtggggcctcgagcaaggcggagaatcggcacctcgtccgaggccttacgtgcggggcctcgagcgaggtggagaatcggtacctcgtccgaggccttatatgcggggcctcgggtgaggcgggATACTATCCGAGGTGGGCCGGGTGATCCAGCTGAGCCTCAGATAAGGTCAGGGTTTGCCGGTGATTTGTCTCATGGCTTcaatttttacaaggtctaagcgattttttggttcttgcttaggggacccctttttatgatacccgacagtagcccccgagccttggggggagcgtgagcgctctccctaaggttttgacgagacttggctcacggtagctcctggtgggatggtgttttagactcgaggcttcggtgggtgcgtgcgagcgcacccgccgggtgtagcccccgaggccctggaggagtgggtttactcctctaggggcttttcccTATCGAGCGGGGGGGTTTTGTCACATTTGCCAAGCCCCAGAGTGTGAGTTCGGGTCGTGGGGTTTTGGCATgtatgtaggaagagcccccgagcctctgcgcaaagcaagagggcgatcaggagtttccctgtcttttttgtgcggtcctcgcgcatccttttcgtttggaaggaggggtggagaatGCCAGGCtatcctcggtgggcgcgagcagtgacaccttcggtaagctgttatcgggtaagtccaagtggaggcccatgccccattcgataggggttggctggtggtccagagacatactccaaaagtaccaaagggcttctctagtgggtcctagggccgttcgattggccctgggggctcagtgcctccctacggtgggatcccattcagagaattccctaccggtctcggacacgacttagggcatcccaagcagtcGCTTGCTTatgcctcggccatgtacgggatcgcccatagtcatccctaactctgtttgtcctggggcgacTGTTGAGACCCtcaggggcctagccttcgaacccctagaccgtaacgggcttggtgccctttatcgcTTTTTACCAAGCCCCTAAGTGCGAGTTCGAGTTGTTGGGCCTCGGTGTGTATGCAGGAAGGGCCCCCGAGCCTCTGtgcggagcaagagggtgatcaggagtttctctgtcttttttgtgtggccctcgcgcattcttttcattcggaaggaggggtggagaatgccaggctaccctcagtgggcacgagcagtgacacctctggtgagctgttattgggtaagtccaagtggaggctcgTGCCTCGTTTGATAGGGGTCGACtggtggtctagagacacactccaaaagtaccagaaggcttctctagtgggtcctagggccgtttgattggccccaggggctcggtgcctccctacggtgggatcccatttagagacctccctgctggtctcggacacgacttagggcatcccaagcaatcacttgctcgggccttggccatgtacgggctcgcccatagtcattcCTGACTatattgtcctagggcggctgttgagaccctcaggggcctagccttcgaacccctggaccgtaacgggctcggtgccctgttccttagtctaaaaggaatcgggtgtgggatattcccctcccatcggttGACAACGGtgggcgtgccttttgaggcagtttctcGAGGAGATGGAATGATGCCTACCGTCGCTGTGGTCGGACGCGATGCGATGTCTGCAGATGGGACGTTACTATGCACGCGTgtttaataaggaaaaggtggacatGTGGGCAGTTTAATCGGATCCGGATTAACTATGCCagatctaagggaaacttccccgatttcatcgctcatccatttcaccccctttcctcataaatatgtgacgagcctcgcccctcccctccttaccttgcctacataCGTTTGACCTTTCTGCCCTcaagcggttgctaagaacagaggaagagagcgccggggagaagaagggagaagggggtggaaaggcgagagagagagatagcgagagcTCGCCTTACCGCCATAGCCACATtttccaccgcacccatggccggtggAGCTATTGTCGTCCAggtggatccttggggtccgtccaaCATGTCTGCGGCGACACTGTAGTCGCTTGTCGACGATGGCCTCCTTCACCTAGTTACTGACCCCAACAGACCAGAGCCGAGGCCACGtgatggctacatcatgagcttcgtggCTTTCCACGAGCACGGTCTCGGCctaccggcggaccggttcatatgggtgctcccacactactatggtgtggagctccacaacttcaaccccaactccatcgtgtaggtggccatcttcgtcgctgtctgtgaggggtacctgggcattgccccctactaggagctgtggctccacctcttttgggaggggctcaccaccaagctgaCGGGCACACAGAAGGCGAtgagggctggcggctgcactctccaggtgcgccaagaccggcagctcctctacatcctggcccagctcacgtcgtccaaccgccgctggtacaacagctggttctacctctatAATGATgacggcggacttcccccctataccgaGCAGATCAtggagagccagccagagaagtggaggtacggtgTCTCGATGGCTAATCAGCCCAAGCTGTGACTGCTTCTAGAGGCGTTGAAGAGGCTACATAGCCGTAGCCTTACGGTGGCTGTGGTCATGGTAGCCTTCCATCGCTGGAGGGTGCTTCTGCTGATGGTTCAACGGCAACGCCTGTTCGTGATGACACTGGACGAGCTGATCGATGGCGTCCGGTTGTCCAccgtcgccctctccgacgaggagattctatgtcgggtgagagagacggtggaggggtggcTGAGGAGCAGTGGTCTGACCCCGTTTCCGATACACCCATCacgggggtacctctctctggtaagtcatGCGCCGCTACAACCCctaaggcctccttgctccttacattTTCGATGTGTTCCTTATTCACATTTgctgttcctgcaggggatgagggatgtgcgagcctccccgccgcccattcccAAAGACGCAGAGTGGTGGGCGGTGAACAGGGTGCATGTCGAGGCACAGAAGAAGtggaaggacgccaaggaggcAAGGCACAAGAGGAAGGGCCTCGAGCGTGATGAGCTAGAGAAACGCCGTCGACAGCAGAGGCACGACGATCTCCCGGTGGAGCCGTCTCCATCACCATCGTTGTCGGATTCCTCGAGCGATGACGACGAGAGCAAGGCGGGGTAGGGtcctctggaccatctccctgacgttagGGAGACTGCGCTCGGGGCATCGGCGAGCGGCCTGACATTTCTAGGAGGAGAAGGAAAGGATGCCTTAGGGCCGATGATCACCCGCCCTAGGGCCAAGGCCAACACGCCCAaggcacgggcgttagggaagtgcgccgtcagcccagtgggctcgacggcggaggtggagcaggcaGCAGCGAGGGCGATGCAACCACCTCTGCAAAGGGTCAAGGGGGCGTCGGAGTCCAGTGAGGGCTGGCCGGCACCGGCGGACATGGGGGCCATGCCATCACCACTgccaccgccgttgcagaggacgagGGACGCAGTGCGGAAGCTGTTGTGTCCCCATTTGAGGTAAGTGTTTTATCAGTGGAGTTTGCTGCATCTTCCACTCGTTCTTTGGCCATATGCTAACCCCATGAGTGCTTTGCCTTTAGccggaagcgtcaggcggaagcgCCTGCCTTGGCGCCACAtaaggcactcaaggtgagcactagctcccccacccaatgggtggtggaggcacaagccgccatagagcgtggcgcggcgtcagccagggccgacccgaaggagccggttgCCCAAGAAGAGGCTACTGAGGCGGCCACAAAGCAAGCGAGGGAGGAGGCGCCTATGCCCCACGAGGCCGAGGCCCGCGCGTCAGATGAAGCTGAGACGCCCccagtcgctgaggccaccgagggtgaggctgaggcccctaggacctccgaggccaaagcgacggaggccggggctcctaggaccaccgaggttGAGGTGGCGAAGGCTGGCCTGGGTGCGGTAAAGCCGGTGGCCCAGGATATGGAgacggaggcggggcaagcttcaGTACCGCCCCTAGCGAAGACCCACCGCCGTTGCAGGGAAGCGCCCAAgaggtggaggtccattcgatctcctttgATGATACTTCCTAGGGGAAGGAGGTAGCGGACGCCGAGGCGGCTAGTACCATGGAGCAGCCAGCTCCGACCTCAGGCGAGGGGAGCTCGGCTCTTGtccgggtacaacccgagccccgcgggtgggatagcccgcgtgtcttgtggtggAGCCGAGACggccctaagggggagcctctattcgccctcgaggacacggccgaggggggGGGCACtggggctccttcgagcaattctgcTAGCTGGCGGAGCAGTCGCTGCTGATAGCACTGTCTGTCATGGCTAACGATCTGCTAGGCGTTGCCTAGGTGCGCGCTTTCTTTCCTTGTGCTGTGTCGTCTCTTCCCAAGTTTTCTCATAGTGCTTGACGTCTattttgcctatctaggagctcgaggcccggtcccttaggaagtcattgttcctccagtgggagaggggcgtctaggACTAGCTCCGGCAGTAGAAGGACCTGCTTGCCGGTGCCAATGAGCTTCTGTCAGTGCAGagcacagaggtggaggacctccgccttcgctgtgctgacatgaaggccgaggcggccacggctcgggagcaggccacccctttggcggcgcagatcaaggagctagaggaggagttgacccgggtggccggcgagcgggacaccttcaggtcctgggCTGAACAAGCGGAGGTCTCTGCCAAGGCCGTCGCCAGGCAGCTGGGGGTggagcagggcgcgcacctgctgacgaaaggcgatttggcagaggccctcaaggtggccaaggcctcctgggtcgaggccttagcctggaaggaaaaggccgagggtgagtcctattgagccgcgccccttgttttatttgtttttcttgcgttcgacccctaactccccgatgcaatgcagagctggagaaggaggcttctagggtggccgaggcctcttgggtcaTGGTCCAAAGctagaaagagaaagccgagggtgagtcccataggccttcgcccctgttcagcttatttccttttgtgcttaaccccCTGCCACTTGTCTTGgtgtagggttggagaaggaggtttcCTGGGCAGCTAAGGCCTCCATTGAACTATAGGCAGTGCTCAAGGCCAAGATCCAGGAGTACAACACGCTGTAGAGCACCGCCCGTACTGCCTGCAAGGCCCTGGAGGTTGGGGGTCGAGTCGGGcggctgtcgatgtttcaccaccgatagcctgccacgggggtacccggggcagtacgttcgggcttcggcgtatgccgaactcgatggttaacacaagagacagtcgatttatcctagttcaggccctcgatcgtagatcgagtaataaccttacgtccagtcggcgttagcctttgcgttggattgatcgtgatatgttgtgttgtacaattgtcgggTTATATctgtctcaggagccctgccctcctttatatagtcaggaggccagagtcctagtcggtttacaatgagatttcctagtaggattacttaatagttctactactaagattacatgggaagaaacctagttggattagatcttctctctcttgcggggtatccagtgggtcccgcatcgacaagcccccgagcacttcatggttgagctctgaaagtctagctttgcttcttcaagtcttgtaagaacaaaatgtcatccgagtgctttctggagcgaaaccttgtagcgcttcttgggatcctcgatttgtcgagtgctttttgaagaaaaagtacatccatctggttgtagcccccgagcctcttgctatttggaacaaggagctggaggatcttgtcttgaagttgctctgattgttcgttgaagttttatcaaaaagaactcgaatatggctcgttccgggttctttttgtcgtaatgtcttgaagtggtctgcgttgaggaagtcttttggtgacgtgcgctttttcgaaaaaagtgcactcactgagtgtagcccccgagcctcttgctatttggaacaaaaagttggagggtcttgatcctttatgttgtttgaaaatttgtgtgctTAAGTAGtctccgagacttggattatgtcatcatccgagtagttttgcgacATCTTTCCGtagcggccctttagtcttggattaaaccatcatccgagtagttttgcggtacCTCTTGCTTttacttgcaaaagttggagggtctagattcttgtcttcaaaaaattctaggGCTATGTGCCCCGCGGCCCCGTGCTttgtccgagttcttctcttttagaaaagaagtcggatgaagagtcttgatgtgtcgtcgtcgttttagtcttgagtttcttgtattttggtcctttgtctttggttccgagccttcaggagtagttgaaatgaaggccgagctccctagcttagtgttgattaagctatgatgctggctgagcccccgagcatatatccgtgttgttcaggaagaactcggatgcgaggtcttggcgtattctttgatagtctgcagttgtcagatgtagttgtatggtggttgagtgtaaatgccttttgttcacgggttgtactgtgctggtatattcttctgaatatgcctgtcttcgagtactgcttcctctcgcctgagtcatccattattgagtcctgtcttttcactgtgtcctttgttaggcttatttcgttggtactcctagtccatgtgcgctactcgtttggtctataaatactatcccggagtgcttgttttcatccattggacattctgttgaaaccttcgtggttatgaacatggtagtttgtgaagtagagcagcccccgggcatattttgtagttcctgtgtgtcttttcatagctggaggaagtcttgtgatagggattagaggtaggctaatcccgcaacagcactgtgccaggatgtacgtggtggtagtgggaggaagtcttgtgatgtgggcttcgttccttcatccggcagttctaggttgatcctcgtcgcctgtcttgagactgtccggtgttcgtcctttgaagaaaacagtgtagctgatggcggtttgtccttccaagtagctaaaagctaacacccgaaacaaaaagcaaaatggctgaaaacatgcctgagcatctcgaccgagagcaaaatagctgaaaagacgcttgagcccgccgataagggtagctaaaaactaacacccgaaacaaaaaagcaaaatggctaaaaacatgcctgagcgtcccggccgagagcaaaatagctgaaaagacgcttgagcccgccgatgagggtagctaaaaagcaaacacccgaaacaaaaagcaaaatggctgacaacatgcctgagcatcccggccgagagcaaaatagctgaaaagacgcttgagcccgccgatgagggtagctaaaagccaacacccaaaacaaaaagtaaaatggctgaaaacatgcctgagcatcccggccgagagcaaaatagctgaaaagacgcttgagcccgccgattaggtagctaaaagctaaaactAGTTGACCAAAattgaacttcaaaagaccctccagctcttcgttccgaaaagcaagaggctcgggggctacatccacataggaatactttttcctcagaaaagcacaagcaccaagttcgtcaaggcaacattctatgccgagtcatttttacatagcgcggacgaaaggttatcaacacaaagatttacacctaacaagtcatagcgtggacaaagcgctcgacggatcacaaaagaggaagaaaagaaaagtactcgacaaatcgaggggtctcatcaggataacgcacagagttgttttgcggagcagagacaaaaataggacaaagtactcagcaagacaAGCAACTTCGACCGCACCCATGCAAAgcatacatcaacaaaaataaagaatcttcatttaaagaggagtgtaatattacaggGGGATGCTCAatcggatcaggcattgtcatcagaaagggaaatgtcaatatttagactatctacaaccctactggctaaaccttcgacctcaggctccatcttctcaacggcgtcaagatattcttggctttcagcttcctctgctatcttggatagaggcgcctctggagcaaggacccggacctgagccagcacattcttggtacatacttgagcacacttcttcgcgaactcttgaaaacgagtcggaatccgaggaatgaactgcgcccaagattgcccgtcatccgctggagtccggagaacatcggctactgaacgaaaagatttccataaaatgttccaattttcagtagccgtcgccagcttcccggacaagccttcaatagttttttgggcctgcacaagatctctattagcttcgcgcctaatcagcttagcaagggcgagttcttcctcagcatgagtaattacctcctcagccttattatgactagagcggacGAGAGCTTTCATTTCGTCGATACTCtccaagagcttctgcttttcaactcggagaactagacaagacacccaagaacaagtcagcaaaaaaagaagtcaaaaatacaagaagaaacaggcagaacctgcagcacctttgcattcattcttcgcagactccaccgcggcgtccctctgcttctccgtctccacgACCCGAGcatgaagggtcttctcctccttttggtacatttgacgctctgtctccaactcagcccggagaaggtcgagatcagctttcagagcgtccacctcagaagacaactttctctcattctcagatgagaaaaagaagccagaatgatcacgagagaaagattGAGCAAAAaggggcaaagagaaacaaggcataaggacagaagaaaaacaagcatgcaaaaaaggagtggcagtaaaacctacctagagcttttcaccaaaagaagtcgcgagggtcgacaagctcccccaggctgtggtcagctccgataatCGATGGGTGGCATAGAACTGTTGtaccacgtcaccggaaaaagagggaccactggaagcaagagaaggagaagaagaagccggctggggcgaagaaggagcgaccaaagcaacctccagggaagccggagccaacccctcagaaggacccggcatgacggccacagtcacctctggAGCGGCCAAATCCGCAACTTCTCCAGGAAGCTCCGAAGCCCCcacagcaacttcatcaacagaatgttgtgagtcctgaggctcggaactcgtcgGCACGGCAGGAGGcaaagaagaagtcgatgaagaaacgagagaagacaaaacactgaaaaatgataaaaggaagcaccgataagaaccagaagaaggaagagagaaaccaaaaagataaaagccagaatttactcacccgaccactttcttcttcgcgaagccaaaagaaggcctcgcagggggaaccacgacggcgaaaacatccccgccacccggcgacaggagcgggatagccgacaacggagcTGTGGAAGAAGCCgaggctggagccgtggaagaactccgcactggaggagcggtagagctcgggacagaagctaccaaagaactcgacaccagagCTTTAGAAGAAGTCGGCatgggagcctcggaagaactcacacccgacctccgattacttcaaaaagttcaagactaaaggtcaagacaaagaagagaaattcaacgcaacaggaatatgaaaaacaactcaccgctgcatgatgaggggtacttcatcatcctcttcttcctcagccaaggaaaccagagcacctgctgaaaagaggataaaaagtacttagttcaagagagaaacaggaaaataaaggaacaaagagtattaaatgtgctcacctaagagcatgctagcaacaactggagtacctgagggagtacttggtttgtgaggcttcttggagacaggcaggctagatgaagacccatccgctcgccccctcttcgggacactacgaggaccgtgagggactagacgaggaacatattcttcatatacattaacaaatccagaagaaaccccaggaagggctgtagaggtttgggacttactaattgcagaagttccagctagacgatccccagtctccgccacgatagagagaacatcaagggggatcggatcaacaaaaTTCTGCCCAAGCCcctgcgaaaaaggataaaacaccgagacaaagaaaagctaagcaagaacagaagcagcaagagtacataaggtactcaaacaaaaagatagacaactcacagctgggggcgggttgttggctgagaactcggagatagcaggaggaatgacgctcactcctttcagcatcttctggagacgctcgagtacctcctcaccggtcagctcaagagctgggaccatgcgtgaaggatcctcagccctagaatactcaaagccaagatgctcccactctttcaaaggctgaacccgacgacgaagaaagctcgaaacaattccga
Above is a genomic segment from Miscanthus floridulus cultivar M001 chromosome 3, ASM1932011v1, whole genome shotgun sequence containing:
- the LOC136544579 gene encoding uncharacterized protein; the protein is MITRPRAKANTPKARALGKCAVSPVGSTAEVEQAAARAMQPPLQRVKGASESSEGWPAPADMGAMPSPLPPPLQRTRDAVRKLLCPHLSRKRQAEAPALAPHKALKVSTSSPTQWVVEAQAAIERGAASARADPKEPVAQEEATEAATKQAREEAPMPHEAEARASDEAETPPVAEATEGEAEAPRTSEAKATEAGAPRTTEVEVAKAGLGAVKPVAQDMETEAGQASELEARSLRKSLFLQWERGV